One Cytophagales bacterium genomic region harbors:
- a CDS encoding enoyl-CoA hydratase: protein MIYTIEETSNFRDRTFAYLLIDKQDHVLTITLNRPEKKNAMNPVMVNEIAYALSYAHYNNDIWAVVIAANGGVFCAGADLKAFAGGDQDTTNSTIPEPGTEVLLGEIFTQLHKPGIAKIHAPVYAGAFLIICGCTHVVAADNVTFTLPEVKRGIWPMQVMQSLLNIMPPRKALDLCILGKTINSQEALDLGLITSKVPPNDLDNEVAGLTSKICSNSPAAIKHGLRAFDELRAIDNDQKHAYLKKMLGEVLKTEDAREGILAFKEKRKPVWKGK, encoded by the coding sequence ATGATATACACAATAGAAGAAACTTCAAATTTCAGAGATCGAACCTTTGCTTATTTGTTAATTGATAAGCAAGACCACGTTCTAACCATCACCTTAAACCGTCCGGAGAAAAAAAATGCGATGAACCCTGTAATGGTCAATGAGATCGCTTATGCTCTTTCTTATGCCCATTATAATAATGATATATGGGCAGTGGTAATAGCAGCCAACGGTGGTGTATTCTGTGCCGGTGCAGACCTCAAGGCATTTGCCGGAGGAGATCAGGATACCACAAATTCTACCATACCTGAGCCAGGCACAGAGGTTCTATTAGGAGAAATTTTCACCCAATTACACAAACCCGGCATAGCTAAGATTCATGCCCCTGTCTATGCAGGTGCGTTTCTGATAATTTGCGGATGCACGCATGTAGTTGCAGCAGATAATGTAACATTTACACTCCCGGAAGTAAAAAGGGGAATATGGCCCATGCAGGTGATGCAGAGTTTATTGAATATTATGCCGCCCCGCAAAGCATTGGACTTATGCATACTCGGAAAAACGATCAACAGCCAGGAAGCATTGGATTTAGGGCTTATTACTTCAAAAGTTCCACCAAATGATCTCGATAATGAAGTAGCCGGTCTCACTTCTAAAATATGCAGCAATTCACCCGCTGCAATCAAACATGGACTAAGAGCATTTGATGAATTGAGAGCAATTGACAACGACCAAAAACATGCTTATTTGAAAAAAATGCTGGGTGAAGTTCTAAAAACCGAAGATGCGAGGGAAGGTATATTGGCCTTCAAAGAAAAAAGAAAACCTGTTTGGAAGGGGAAATAA